A DNA window from Camelina sativa cultivar DH55 chromosome 13, Cs, whole genome shotgun sequence contains the following coding sequences:
- the LOC104735639 gene encoding uncharacterized protein LOC104735639 yields the protein MILKVLAEPAMNADDGEAMATTRTSEEIEREAEENRKEALLASTQSLQPNFNRSNVTPKQISKLQELHKRRMQIKARTKIHKKPPKASKKCQSKAIEDGKISSKQMKESTSSSTVEEQNHDKTVVSVTKKPQKLFWGLDTRERWERKANM from the exons ATGATTCTAAAAGTTCTCGCAGAACCAGCGATGAACGCCGACGACGGAGAAGCCATGGCAACGACGAGGACAAGCGAAGAGATCGAAAGAGAAGCAGAGGAGAATCGAAAAGAAGCTTTATTGGCGTCAACGCAATCTCTCCAACCTAATTTCAATCGTTCCAACGTCACCCCGAAACAAATTTCGAAATTACAG GAGCTACACAAGAGACGTATGCAAATAAAAGCCCGTACAAAGATTCATAAGAAGCCACCTAAAG CGAGCAAGAAATGTCAGAGTAAAGCAATCGAAGATGGCAAAATAAGCTCTAAGCAAATGAAAGAATCAACTTCCTCGTCTACCGTAGAAGAACAGAATCACGATAAGACAGTAGTTTCAGTAACAAAGAAGCCACAAAAGCTGTTTTGGGG GCTAGATACTAGGGAAAGGTGGGAAAGGAAAGCCAACATGTAG
- the LOC104735641 gene encoding chloroplastic group IIA intron splicing facilitator CRS1, chloroplastic-like, producing MGFCRFVSPLVSPFECNAKTAKLQTLTQMQTSLFLSARAFPSLITNSSLNPNQNPSNAAKNPQFDQFREKNRGRSSDAAIKVPTAPWMKGPILLRPDEILDTEKRNKPRKVEEKTFKALNRRESGVRGKKAMKRIVRHVEKLDERSDFEDTQMDDLSEFEYLGRVAERTTESSEKRLGGRMPWEREEERFVLRRKKKERVPTTAELILDEGLLNRLRGEASKMRKWVNVRKAGVTDTVVNEIRLIWRSNELAMVRFDVPLCRNMERAQEIIEMKTGGLVVLSKKEFLVVYRGGPSSSSEKTDSGRDEISSSLYEREADRLLDGLGPRYMDWWMRRPFPVDADLLPEVVNGYRTPHRRCPPNTRAKLSDEELTYLRNIAQALPFHFVLGRNHGLQGLASAIVKLWESSIIAKIAIKWGALNTNNEEMADKLKHLTGGVLILRNRYLIILFRGKDFLTGEVADLVDDRERLLRRYQHFEETKRESEIEIVEVVTNGKQLEETSKAGTLLEFHELQRKFGEMETRNLETEAEKARLEKELKSQEHKLSILKSKIEKATMELFRLNSLWKPSEREDDIELFTNEERECLRRVGLKMNSSLVLGRRGIFHGVMEGLHQHWKHREVAKVITMQKIFSRVVYTAKALEAESNGVLISVEKLKEGHAILIYRGKNYKRPSSKLMAQNLLTKRKALQRSVAMQRLGSLKFIAYQRERAIEDLKVSLVNLQDSASELG from the exons ATGGGGTTTTGTCGCTTTGTGAGCCCATTGGTGTCTCCTTTTGAGTGTAATGCGAAAACCGCAAAGTTGCAGACTTTAACTCAAATGCAAACTTCTCTGTTCCTCTCGGCGCGAGCTTTTCCATCTTTGATCACTAACTCATCCTTAAACCCTAATCAAAACCCTTCGAATGCGGCTAAAAACCCTCAATTTGATCAATTTAGGGAGAAGAACAGAGGACGCTCCTCTGATGCTGCGATTAAGGTTCCTACTGCTCCATGGATGAAAGGTCCTATCTTGCTTCGACCCGATGAGATTCTCGACACTGAGAAGAGGAACAAGCCACGAAAAGTTGAAGAGAAGACGTTCAAGGCGTTGAATCGTAGAGAGAGTGGTGTCAGGGGGAAAAAAGCGATGAAGAGAATCGTGCGTCATGTCGAGAAGCTCGACGAAAGAAGCGATTTTGAAGATACCCAGATGGATGATTTGAGCGAATTCGAGTATTTAGGTCGAGTTGCGGAGAGAACCACCGAGTCTTCTGAGAAGAGACTTGGCGGGAGAATGCCatgggaaagagaagaagagaggtttgttttgcggaggaagaagaaggagagagttCCGACTACGGCTGAGCTTATCCTCGACGAAGGTTTGTTGAATAGACTGAGAGGTGAAGCTTCGAAGATGAGAAAATGGGTTAATGTGAGAAAAGCAGGAGTTACTGACACTGTTGTGAATGAGATTAGATTGATTTGGAGGTCGAATGAGCTTGCTATGGTGAGATTTGATGTTCCTCTTTGTAGGAATATGGAGCGAGCTCAAGAGATCATAGAG ATGAAGACTGGAGGGTTGGTTGTGTTAAGCAAGAAGGAGTTTCTCGTTGTTTATCGAGGAGGACCGAGTTCTTCATCAGAGAAAACTGATTCAGGACGGGATGAGATTAGCTCGTCATTGTACGAGAGAGAAGCTGATAGGTTATTGGATGGTTTAGGACCTCGATATATGGATTGGTGGATGAGAAGACCGTTTCCTGTTGATGCTGACTTGCTTCCTGAAGTGGTTAACGGATATAGAACTCCACATAGACGTTGTCCACCAAACACTAGAGCTAAGCTAAGCGATGAAGAGCTTACCTACTTGAGAAATATTGCTCAAGCTTTACCGTTTCATTTCGTCCTTG GGAGGAACCACGGTCTTCAAGGATTAGCTTCCGCTATTGTGAAACTATGGGAGAGCAGTATTATTGCAAAGATTGCAATCAAATGGGGAGCTCTCAATACAAACAATGAGGAAATGGCAGATAAATTGAag CATCTTACTGGAGGAGTTTTGATACTACGAAACAGATACTTAATAATACTTTTCAGAGGCAAAGACTTCCTCACTGGAGAAGTTGCGGATTTGGTTGATGACAGAGAGAGATTACTCAGAAGGTACCAACATTTTGAAGAAACTAAACGTGAGAGTGAGATAGAAATCGTGGAGGTGGTAACAAATGGTAAGCAATTGGAGGAAACAAGCAAAGCTGGAACTTTATTAGAGTTTCATGAACTTCAAagaaaatttggagaaatggaGACGAGAAACCTAGAGACTGAGGCTGAGAAAGCAAGGCTAGAAAAAGAACTCAAAAGCCAAGAACACAAGCTTTCCATC TTGAAATCAAAGATAGAGAAAGCAACAATGGAGTTGTTCAGACTGAATTCGTTATGGAAACCATCTGAGCGAGAGGACGACATCGAACTATTCACTAACGAAGAAAGAGAATGCTTGAGAAGAGTAGGGCTGAAGATGAACAGCAGCTTGGTTCTCG GTAGAAGAGGAATATTTCATGGTGTAATGGAAGGTCTGCATCAGCATTGGAAGCACAGGGAAGTTGCGAAAGTGATCACGATGCAGAAGATATTCTCGAGAGTTGTTTACACAGCGAAAGCCCTTGAAGCAGAGAGCAATGGAGTACTTATCTCAGTTGAAAAACTTAAGGAAGGACACGCGATACTCATATACCGTGGCAAGAACTACAAACGTCCTTCATCAAAACTAATGGCACAGAATCTTTTGACGAAAAGAAAAGCTTTACAA
- the LOC104735642 gene encoding uncharacterized protein LOC104735642 has protein sequence MGINDHKSKKEEEQYPMISKPLRSILLQKGSYFLSSLFFVVGFSVGLFLCLQLKALHMSTMTAQRQPLWSTLLFNHTTTMDIIGELPLRVLQHNMSDQELFTKVASLSSSPPSSLSSSSWFGRRHNNDGKMVVKVAFMFMTGGRLPLAGLWEKFFEGHEGSYSIYVHTNPSFQDSFAETSVFYSRRIPSQPVYWGTSSMIDAEKRLLGNALLDESNQRFVLLSDSCIPLYNFTTIYDYLTGTNLSFIGSFDDPRKSGRGRYNRNMYPQINITDWRKGSQWFETTRELALHIIADTFYYKIFDQHCKPPCYMDEHYIPTLVHMLHGEMSSNRTLTWVDWSKVGPHPGRFIWPDITDEFLNRIRFTDECVYHGRGGENITTSKCFLFARKFTAETLEPLLRISPVVLGFGP, from the exons ATGGGCATTAATGATCATAAgagcaagaaagaagaagaacagtaCCCAATGATCTCAAAACCCTTGAGATCGATTCTCTTACAAAAGGGTAGTTATTTCTTAAGCTCGCTCTTCTTTGTAGTCGGTTTCTCGGTTGGTCTCTTCCTTTGTCTGCAGCTAAAAGCCTTACACATGTCTACGATGACGGCACAACGACAACCCTTATGGTCTACATTACTATTCAACCACACCACAACGATGGATATCATAGGAGAGTTGCCACTACGAGTACTTCAACACAACATGAGTGATCAAGAACTATTCACCAAGGTCGcgtcattatcatcatcaccaccatcatccttatcatcatcatcgtggTTTGGGAGGAGACATAATAATGATGGGAAGATGGTGGTGAAGGTGGCTTTCATGTTCATGACAGGTGGCAGACTCCCATTGGCTGGCTTGTGGGAGAAGTTCTTTGAAGGACATGAAGGGTCTTATTCCATATATGTCCATACTAATCCATCTTTTCAAGATTCTTTCGCAGAAACTTCTGTCTTCTATTCAAGAAGAATCCCAAGCCAG CCAGTTTATTGGGGAACATCATCAATGATAGACGCAGAGAAAAGACTATTAGGCAACGCTCTTCTCGACGAATCGAACCAAAGATTTGTCCTCTTATCAGATTCTTGCATCCCACTCTACAATTTCACAACCATCTACGATTACTTAACTGGCACCAATCTCAGCTTCATTGGCTCGTTCGACGACCCAAGAAAATCCGGTAGAGGCCGTTACAACCGTAATATGTATCCGCAAATCAACATCACAGATTGGCGAAAAGGATCGCAATGGTTTGAAACAACTCGAGAACTTGCTCTTCACATCATCGCAGACACGTTCTACTACAAAATATTCGATCAGCATTGTAAACCGCCTTGTTACATGGACGAGCATTATATCCCAACTCTAGTTCACATGTTGCATGGAGAGATGTCCTCGAACCGGACCTTGACGTGGGTCGATTGGTCGAAAGTCGGTCCACATCCTGGTCGGTTTATTTGGCCTGATATAACCGATGAGTTTCTTAACCGAATCCGGTTTACGGACGAGTGTGTCTATCATGGCCGTGGCGGAGAGAACATTACAACTTCgaaatgttttttatttgcGAGGAAATTCACAGCCGAGACTTTAGAACCATTGTTAAGAATTTCTCCTGTAGTTCTTGGTTTTGGTCCATAA